One region of Endozoicomonas sp. Mp262 genomic DNA includes:
- a CDS encoding COX15/CtaA family protein — MPANKKNKKGYYLALAATFLAFIVVGVGAYTRLVHAGLGCPDWPGCYGFLTVPESKEAIETAENRFPDAPVDIAKGWAEMGHRYIAGLLMILVLVLTVQTFRHRRNINQPWLLPLFILGLISLQAVFGMWTVTLKLWPQVVTAHLLGGFATLSLLFLLTLRLSDTGWIRLPSTWRLGRLKGLALISLLAVIVQITLGGWTSSNYAALACPDLPTCQGVYWPDMNFQKGFDIGQSIGPNYLGGQLDSDARTAIHMGHRIGAIIVFGILLFMLFAAKEYAKGLASDERQSVQQLSFLILLALVLQLTLGISNIIWHLPLFIAVAHNLGGALLLLSLVAFNYRLSALVERDG, encoded by the coding sequence ATGCCAGCGAATAAGAAAAACAAGAAAGGCTACTATCTGGCTTTAGCCGCTACCTTTCTCGCTTTCATTGTGGTTGGGGTGGGTGCTTATACCCGACTGGTTCATGCGGGGCTGGGTTGTCCTGACTGGCCCGGATGCTATGGCTTTTTAACCGTACCGGAATCCAAAGAGGCTATTGAAACCGCCGAAAACCGTTTTCCTGATGCTCCCGTGGATATTGCCAAAGGCTGGGCTGAAATGGGGCATCGGTATATTGCGGGATTGTTAATGATTCTGGTGCTGGTGTTAACGGTTCAAACATTCCGCCATCGTCGTAACATCAATCAGCCCTGGTTATTGCCTCTCTTTATTCTTGGTCTGATCTCATTACAGGCTGTCTTCGGTATGTGGACTGTGACTCTCAAGCTTTGGCCTCAGGTAGTGACAGCTCATTTGCTGGGAGGTTTTGCCACCTTGAGCCTGCTTTTTTTACTGACGCTCCGATTATCAGATACAGGCTGGATCCGGTTACCTTCTACCTGGCGGTTGGGGCGCTTGAAAGGACTTGCCCTGATCAGTTTACTGGCAGTCATTGTCCAGATTACCTTGGGAGGCTGGACCAGTTCTAATTATGCGGCACTGGCCTGCCCTGATTTACCCACCTGTCAGGGTGTCTATTGGCCTGATATGAATTTTCAGAAAGGCTTTGATATTGGACAATCCATAGGGCCTAACTATCTGGGTGGCCAGCTGGATTCTGACGCCAGAACAGCAATTCATATGGGGCATCGAATAGGCGCGATCATAGTCTTCGGGATACTGCTTTTTATGCTCTTTGCTGCAAAAGAGTATGCCAAGGGGCTTGCCAGTGATGAAAGGCAAAGTGTGCAACAGTTGTCTTTCTTAATTCTGTTGGCATTGGTTCTGCAGCTGACTCTGGGTATCAGTAATATTATCTGGCATTTACCCCTGTTTATTGCGGTTGCCCATAATCTGGGAGGGGCGCTGCTGCTGCTATCACTGGTTGCTTTTAATTATCGGCTCAGTGCTCTGGTTGAAAGGGATGGATAA
- the znuB gene encoding zinc ABC transporter permease subunit ZnuB — translation MSELLLYALLAGYGVAVITGPLGCFVIWRRMAYFGDTLSHSALLGVSLGLLLEVNLNLAVIVCSLFLAVVLAGLQNKRDIASDTLLGILAHSSLSLGLVAVSFADNVRVDMMSYLFGDLLAVNLQDLFWIYGGGSIVLALLTWLWRPLLAMSVHAELAQVEGIPVKKVRLVLTLLMALVIAVAMKIVGVLLITALLIIPAAAAQRFSNTPEQMAVKASLFGMAGVTGGLAASWYIDTPAGPSVVVSCFALFLVSLLHQPR, via the coding sequence ATGTCTGAGCTATTGCTCTATGCTTTATTGGCTGGCTATGGTGTAGCCGTTATAACCGGCCCTTTGGGCTGCTTTGTTATCTGGCGGAGAATGGCGTACTTTGGAGACACACTGTCCCATTCAGCACTTCTTGGTGTCTCACTGGGATTACTGCTTGAGGTTAACCTCAACCTTGCAGTGATTGTCTGTTCACTGTTTCTGGCAGTGGTGCTTGCCGGTCTTCAAAACAAACGGGATATCGCATCGGACACATTGTTGGGTATCCTTGCCCACAGCAGTCTCTCCCTGGGCCTGGTGGCCGTCAGCTTCGCGGATAACGTGCGGGTTGACATGATGTCTTATCTGTTTGGAGATCTGTTGGCTGTTAATCTTCAGGATCTTTTCTGGATATATGGCGGTGGCAGTATTGTACTGGCTCTGCTGACCTGGCTATGGCGGCCTTTGCTGGCTATGTCGGTGCATGCTGAGCTGGCTCAGGTTGAAGGGATTCCGGTAAAAAAAGTCAGGCTGGTATTAACCCTGCTGATGGCTCTAGTGATTGCCGTTGCCATGAAGATTGTGGGAGTACTACTGATTACCGCCCTGTTGATTATCCCTGCTGCTGCCGCCCAGCGTTTTTCCAATACTCCCGAACAGATGGCCGTTAAAGCCAGTTTATTTGGTATGGCTGGCGTCACCGGTGGTCTTGCGGCATCCTGGTATATTGACACTCCCGCAGGGCCTTCAGTGGTTGTTAGCTGCTTTGCTCTATTCCTCGTCAGCCTTTTGCATCAGCCACGATAG
- a CDS encoding SCO family protein has product MGSQPAVTKTVFFLLAIIAAVSGLTFYQYMNKPALTKDQLQSMGAVVFENPRSFEVKELVNHKGQPFTEANLSGGWGLIYFGYTFCPDICPASLGQLNKLDKALKENDPLLAQQMRYMMVSVDPRRDTVEKLGSYIPYFNRDFVGVTGSITGIYHLTQQLNIAFTPVVEQEDEFYLVDHSANLVIINPRGDYHGFIRPPLEPEKLSIILSAIEKDYRG; this is encoded by the coding sequence ATGGGGAGTCAACCTGCCGTCACCAAAACCGTATTTTTTCTATTGGCCATTATTGCTGCAGTGTCAGGGCTGACATTTTATCAATATATGAATAAACCAGCCCTGACCAAAGACCAGTTGCAGTCAATGGGCGCTGTGGTTTTTGAAAACCCGAGATCCTTTGAGGTTAAGGAGTTGGTCAATCATAAAGGGCAGCCTTTTACTGAAGCAAACCTTAGTGGTGGGTGGGGACTGATTTACTTTGGTTACACCTTCTGTCCGGATATTTGTCCGGCATCCCTGGGGCAATTAAATAAGCTGGATAAAGCGCTGAAAGAAAACGACCCTCTGCTGGCACAGCAAATGCGTTATATGATGGTGTCGGTGGATCCGCGCAGGGATACGGTGGAAAAACTGGGGAGTTATATACCTTATTTTAACCGTGACTTTGTAGGTGTTACCGGCAGTATCACAGGAATTTATCACTTAACCCAACAGTTGAACATTGCCTTTACGCCAGTGGTTGAACAGGAGGATGAGTTTTATCTGGTGGATCATAGCGCAAATCTGGTGATAATTAATCCGCGGGGGGATTATCATGGCTTTATCCGACCCCCTCTGGAGCCGGAAAAACTCAGCATTATTTTGAGCGCTATCGAAAAGGACTATCGTGGCTGA
- a CDS encoding SURF1 family protein: MSVFKLRLSLLVLLLLPLLVGLGLWQLSRYQQKLELEQTWEARKQLAPMPISRLNDYQDPLYLPIKVQGRFVSDTYFLLDNQVFNGQAGYELLMPFVTNEGQWILVNRGWLPSTGSREELPAAGIDNRQYELSGTIYRAMGKPFLLAEDQWQEGWPKVIQAVDYSRISSVLSQAIPPLLLVLNANEPGSLQVRPIKAVMSSAKHLGYALQWFTMALVLSGLYGIQIRKREQ, from the coding sequence ATGTCAGTATTTAAGTTAAGGTTGTCACTGTTGGTATTACTGCTTCTCCCGCTGCTTGTGGGGCTCGGGCTTTGGCAACTGTCCCGCTATCAGCAGAAACTGGAGCTTGAGCAGACCTGGGAAGCTCGCAAGCAACTGGCACCAATGCCTATCAGTCGATTAAACGACTATCAGGATCCTCTTTACCTCCCCATAAAAGTCCAGGGCCGTTTTGTAAGCGACACTTATTTTCTACTGGATAATCAGGTTTTCAATGGCCAGGCAGGGTATGAGTTACTTATGCCCTTTGTCACCAACGAAGGTCAGTGGATTTTAGTTAATCGCGGCTGGTTGCCATCCACCGGATCAAGAGAAGAGTTACCGGCTGCTGGTATTGATAACCGCCAGTACGAGCTTTCCGGTACCATTTACCGGGCTATGGGTAAGCCTTTTTTATTGGCAGAGGATCAGTGGCAAGAGGGCTGGCCCAAAGTTATTCAGGCGGTGGATTATTCCAGAATATCCAGTGTTTTAAGCCAGGCTATTCCACCACTTTTGCTGGTTTTAAATGCCAATGAACCCGGATCATTACAGGTCAGACCGATAAAGGCTGTTATGTCATCGGCTAAACATCTGGGTTATGCCCTGCAATGGTTCACCATGGCTCTGGTATTGTCAGGGTTATACGGAATTCAAATAAGAAAAAGGGAGCAGTAG
- the cyoE gene encoding heme o synthase — MGSTLSGRAGPENVRAGWKDYLELTKPKVVALMILTSLIGMCLATPGWVPWNALIFGNLGIALCAGSAAVINHVVDRRIDTLMARTQKRPVAQGRVGPVQALCFALVIGSIGMATLVFLVNPLTAWLTLASLLGYAVIYTTVLKRATPQNIVIGGLAGAAPPLLGWTSVTGYFEGHALLLVLIIFAWTPPHFWALAIHRKDEYAKADIPMLPVTHGESYTRLHILLYTVIMLLVSVLPFLTGMSGLIYLLGALVLGGRFLYWSVVLMKNSRPHAAIKTFKYSITYLMVLFIFLLVDHYVFYLWV; from the coding sequence ATGGGTTCGACGCTTTCAGGCAGGGCTGGTCCAGAAAATGTTCGGGCAGGCTGGAAGGATTATCTGGAGCTCACCAAGCCTAAAGTGGTTGCCCTGATGATTCTTACCTCTCTGATCGGTATGTGCCTGGCCACCCCCGGTTGGGTTCCATGGAATGCCCTGATATTTGGCAACCTTGGTATTGCCCTTTGCGCAGGTTCAGCAGCGGTGATTAATCATGTTGTGGATCGTCGCATTGATACCCTTATGGCCCGTACCCAAAAGCGGCCGGTTGCCCAGGGGAGGGTGGGGCCGGTTCAGGCGCTTTGTTTTGCCCTGGTGATTGGCTCCATAGGGATGGCAACGCTGGTCTTTCTGGTAAACCCGCTGACGGCTTGGCTAACCCTGGCGTCACTATTGGGATATGCAGTTATTTATACCACGGTATTAAAGAGGGCAACCCCCCAGAATATTGTGATTGGTGGCCTTGCGGGTGCCGCTCCGCCCTTGTTGGGTTGGACATCTGTAACCGGTTATTTTGAAGGCCATGCGCTGCTGCTGGTTTTGATTATTTTTGCCTGGACACCACCCCATTTCTGGGCTCTTGCCATTCACCGAAAAGATGAATATGCCAAGGCGGATATTCCCATGTTGCCTGTCACCCATGGTGAGTCCTATACCCGGCTTCATATTCTGCTCTATACCGTCATTATGTTATTGGTGAGTGTCCTGCCATTTTTAACGGGCATGAGTGGCTTGATCTACCTGTTAGGGGCGCTGGTATTGGGAGGACGGTTTTTGTACTGGTCCGTGGTATTGATGAAAAACAGCCGCCCCCATGCTGCCATCAAGACGTTTAAGTATTCCATTACCTATTTAATGGTACTTTTCATATTCCTGCTGGTGGATCACTATGTATTTTATTTGTGGGTATAG
- the znuC gene encoding zinc ABC transporter ATP-binding protein ZnuC produces the protein MTDSLINLRDVHIRFQEQKILSGVDLEVKPGEIVTLIGPNGAGKTTLVRVVLGLQKPDSGVRWIQSGLKIGYMPQKLHVDNSMPLVVRRFLSLTGGKLPAIESALERTGVLNVINSPVQSLSGGELQRVLLARALLKKPHLLVLDEPVQGVDVNGQRELYHLITELRNEQNCSVLMVSHDLHLVMASTDKVVCLNQHVCCSGHPHQVRRHPAYLKLFGGESNELAIYTHHHDHQHDVNGKVIPSSGEGK, from the coding sequence ATGACTGACTCTTTAATCAATCTGCGTGATGTTCATATCCGCTTTCAGGAGCAAAAAATACTCTCTGGCGTTGACCTGGAGGTAAAACCCGGGGAAATAGTCACCCTGATTGGGCCTAATGGAGCGGGTAAAACCACCCTGGTTCGTGTTGTTCTTGGGTTACAGAAACCGGATTCCGGTGTGCGATGGATTCAGTCCGGCCTGAAAATTGGCTATATGCCCCAAAAGCTCCATGTAGATAACAGTATGCCGCTGGTGGTCAGACGGTTTCTGTCGCTGACAGGTGGAAAATTGCCAGCCATAGAGTCTGCCCTTGAGCGAACCGGCGTTCTCAATGTAATCAATTCCCCCGTTCAGTCTCTTTCCGGCGGTGAACTACAGCGTGTTCTTCTGGCCAGGGCATTACTCAAGAAACCCCATCTGCTGGTTCTTGATGAGCCGGTGCAAGGGGTGGATGTTAATGGACAGCGGGAGCTTTACCACTTAATCACCGAACTGAGAAACGAACAAAATTGCTCAGTACTGATGGTATCTCATGACTTGCACCTGGTGATGGCATCCACAGACAAGGTGGTCTGCCTGAACCAACATGTTTGCTGCTCTGGCCATCCCCATCAGGTCAGACGTCACCCCGCCTACCTGAAACTCTTTGGGGGAGAATCCAACGAGCTGGCTATTTATACCCATCACCATGACCACCAGCACGATGTTAATGGCAAGGTCATTCCTAGTAGTGGAGAAGGGAAATAA